In Apis cerana isolate GH-2021 linkage group LG5, AcerK_1.0, whole genome shotgun sequence, a single genomic region encodes these proteins:
- the LOC107996569 gene encoding papilin isoform X2, whose amino-acid sequence MTRHRCTWSSVLLIFIIGLCLHDVLAKHHHIKLRHERHRRQHGESYLPSSFVLDTDEAERGTWGPWSSASSCSRSCGGGVAHQTRQCLDVDDNGYSRCTGASRRFFSCNIQECPGEAKDFRAEQCAEFNSVPFEGIYYDWIPYTGGPNKCELNCMPRGERFFYRHKLMVIDGTPCEVEKNDVCVGGKCMPVGCDMMLGSEVKEDACRECGGDGSNCNTVSGLFDTDDLQAGYIDIILIPKGATNVVIREIEPSNNYLAIRNTSGHYYLNGNWRIDFPRSLKFAGTIFHYSRDPQGFSAPDTITALGPTNEPIYVVLLYQDHNVGVQYEYSVPKRVSQQTDADSYTWITDEFSSCSATCGGGYQSRRVACVRRRDNQPVDESLCDPQLEPADTEACNVDPCPPVWVEGEWGPCNKHCGKGGEQSREIKCEQVISGGIPTLVDDSQCLEKVGPKGPTNQECNKDVPCPQFHVGPWKPCDHLCGPGKQTRRVTCYTKVDGKIQVLEDQACEGDVPEREKPCELRPCAGLDWVTSDWSGCDDKCGLSQETRTTYCATQDGTVYPDEKCNVEKPELVRDCESKKECEVLWFASQWSDCSAKCGSGVQTRKVFCGTFEGETVTKVPDEKCDPAKRFNETKNCTAEEECKGEWFAGPWSKCSKPCGGGTMDRKVICMKANMTVPLNKCGTNMIIFSMENCNNQPCESDEVIPMQPDKIKDLTEEDDECEVYEDEDFVTVSSSLALSDKSSKMSDLTEATPLSSPSTDDSTGNDMDDLMLNDDGATRGDISPREMENGEGSGTDFTDTFFYTYTSEFESTFEGSGTSEITEENELFTTESGITETDVTEETVEGSTMDSTDESSVESMTQETLASGETDITTESGATEATTVSSESEATEATSMTESMETEGTGSSESTESGPTTFSSETESTVTEQEMTEESVSTDIKPDDTDKTTETSVTEETTESGSTEPTMSTESGITEESTESGITTESGVTTESGTTTESGATTESGATTESEATIESGATTEFGATTESGATTESMPTEITESTESGATTESEGTTESGATTESEATTESASTEATESTESGPTETTVSGETTESGQTTESGATTTEGTTISGETTESSETTESGTTESGETTVSGVTESTVSGLTPVTDEEETEVTEKTHVTEFWTTLAPEEVTRKHRVCKVPKKKKTCKTMPFGCCYDGITAALGPFGKGCPTAQTCNETKHGCCPDGVSPATGPENKGCPESLCDETLFGCCPDGVTIAEGNDFEGCKKPCNETEFGCCPDNETPASGENNMGCCNGTKFGCCPDGIKPASGPEGEGCEEEITSITPLTEEYETTTAGPVQEDCSNSTYGCCPDGISIATGANFEGCGIINAENCTISYFGCCPDGVSPALGPNNYGCHMPCENSTYGCCEDGVTPAHGPNREGCCLSTQYKCCPDNILPARGPDFYGCGCQYTRFGCCPDNSTAARGPNNEGCGCKYTPHGCCPNRFTPATGPNYDGCPCYTYQFGCCSDGVTIAKGPHGQGCGCENTEFKCCSDGRTPAKGPNFAGCTCDASKYGCCPDGVEEAQGENFEGCLSVPSTPGAACALERDRGPCRDFTVKWYFDTEYGGCSRFWYGGCEGNDNRFKTQEECKEVCVQPKGKDACFLPKISGPCEGYFPTWYYDSGRKQCGQFVYGGCLGNANKFKTREECEELCVTPDDLDPCDQTKESGPCEGNFTRWYFNAESQACEQFLYGGCKGNDNNFPTEIACHQQCLQPGRRRVKLTDVCRLEKDPGPCPGSVLRWYYDAGRQTCSQFVYGGCKGNANRFRTRAACEQRCPVKDSCLLPRAEGNCGEKQSRWYFDQSENRCMPFYYTGCGGNKNNFESRDACESDCPAKVEQDTCLLPALLGECHNYTQRWYYDSYEQQCRQFYYGGCGGNENNFVTEQDCINRCQTTITTPAPVREIEFKPEFCFLPDSHGPCSDEQIKWFYDSREGICKQFRYGGCQSNGNNFNSREECEYRCGDVQDACSLPKVVGPCSGFVKQYYYDYRADSCYEFEYSGCQGNKNRFQDKESCEKRCQKQVVQTETTPNITVTFAPLLETVSKSPICYTPVDPGSCNSDITAFYYDSHNHMCQAFLYGGCEGNANRFQTEEQCERLCGKFHGQDTCNLPPDSGECRGYFQKYYYDSVNRICREFSYGGCEGNANRFSSMTECESVCIHHEEPVLPGNDTSLSSLSSCKEPVDVGSCTSGATKRFYFDVEEQTCRAFIYTGCGGNRNRFKTFESCISTCLSTTNEIDVDSGKDTKDPCTEAREECQTIRCPYGKEAFVDSQDCERCRCVDPCRTQICPDNTKCAITLVATKDGTEYKGVCRSVMKPGRCPSVSNSTRCEQECLTDADCSGDMKCCNNGCGASCLEPAAEEVISTSPRPFVTPPVVGAEPASIKQPEEPKVSAQEGSYVTLKCITLGNPKPMITWRKSTTLIAPSEARRRILSDGSLQIINLDRYDGGTYVCTADNGLGPPVRAEYQLTVTEPKELAAAILGEPDARVTVAINSPISLHCYAWGWPRPFVTWWRGERMLPLASETYEQDSEYTLLIRTVTIQTLGVYTCQAFNAIGRAASWSITLQAIGPVYNIKPEFEQYMKYLIDAPKKAEKPKYPYRPDRTQTPDYRQIYGASNTTRQSQISTVSPIGWTTPEYGLRFRVPVTANITIGQNQFPEGSDVNIACHVDGYPIPRVSWYKDNEIIHPNNRIQITEVNRLVISDANREDSGRYRCEASNDYSSASAMVDIQVAGIFIHPNCQDNSFFAKCDLIVKAKYCTHKYYAKFCCRSCTEAGQLPSRGPHLNNSKRRRRYILKSLI is encoded by the exons CGACAATGGGTACAGCAGGTGCACCGGTGCATCGAGGCGATTCTTCTCCTGCAACATTCAG GAATGTCCGGGCGAGGCGAAGGACTTCCGCGCTGAGCAGTGCGCGGAATTTAACAGCGTGCCATTCGAGGGAATTTACTACGA TTGGATTCCGTACACGGGCGGGCCGAACAAGTGCGAATTGAATTGCATGCCACGAGGCGAGCGTTTCTTCTACAGACACAAGCTGATGGTGATAGACGGGACGCCATGCGAGGTGGAGAAGAACGACGTCTGCGTCGGAGGCAAATGCATG CCTGTTGGATGTGACATGATGCTTGGAAGCGAGGTGAAGGAGGATGCTTGCAGGGAATGTGGAGGAGATGGGTCTAATTGTAATACCGTTTCCGGTTTGTTCGACACGGATGATCTTCAAGCGG GATACATCGATATCATACTGATTCCCAAGGGAGCAACGAACGTTGTGATAAGGGAGATCGAACCCTCGAACAATTATTTAG CTATTAGAAACACTTCGGGCCATTATTATCTAAATGGAAACTGGAGGATAGATTTCCCGCGAAGCTTGAAATTCGCCGGGACTATATTCCATTATTCGAGAGATCCGCAAGGTTTCTCAGCACCCGATACCATTACCGCCTTGGGACCGACGAATGAGCCAATTTACGTGGTG CTCCTTTATCAAGACCACAACGTTGGGGTTCAGTACGAGTATAGCGTGCCGAAGAGGGTTTCCCAGCAAACAGACGCGGATAGCTACACGTGGATAACCGACGAATTTTCCAGCTGTAGCGCGACTTGTGGTGGAG GTTATCAATCGAGACGCGTGGCCTGCGTACGAAGAAGGGATAACCAACCGGTGGATGAGAGCCTTTGCGATCCACAGTTGGAACCAGCTGACACAGAGGCATGTAACGTGGACCCGTGTCCACCTGTGTGGGTGGAGGGCGAGTGGGGCCCTTGCAACAAGCACTGCGGCAAAGGAGGTGAGCAGAGCAGAGAGATCAAATGCGAGCAGGTCATCTCCGGTGGAATTCCCACATTGGTGGACGATAGTCAGTGTCTGGAGAAGGTAGGACCAAAAGGTCCGACCAACCAGGAATGTAATAAGGATGTACCGTGCCCGCAATTCCACGTGGGACCCTGGAAACCG TGTGATCATTTGTGCGGACCGGGCAAGCAAACCAGAAGAGTGACGTGTTACACGAAGGTGGACGGGAAGATTCAAGTGTTGGAGGATCAGGCATGTGAGGGAGACGTTCCAGAGCGTGAGAAACCTTGCGAATTGAGACCTTGCGCCGGCCTCGACTGGGTCACGTCGGATTGGAGTGGA TGCGACGACAAATGTGGACTTAGCCAAGAAACCAGGACCACATACTGTGCCACTCAAGATGGAACCGTTTATCCGGATGAAAAATGCAACGTCGAAAAGCCTGAATTGGTGCGAGATTGCGAGAGTAAAAAGGAGTGCGAAGTTCTCTGGTTCGCTTCTCAATGGAGCGAc TGTTCAGCGAAATGTGGGTCAGGTGTGCAGACACGCAAGGTGTTCTGTGGTACGTTCGAAGGTGAAACGGTGACGAAAGTGCCAGACGAAAAATGCGACCCGGCCAAGAGAttcaacgaaacgaaaaattgtacaGCCGAGGAGGAGTGCAAAGGAGAATGGTTTGCTGGACCATGGAGCAAG TGTTCGAAACCATGCGGCGGTGGCACGATGGACCGCAAGGTGATTTGCATGAAGGCCAACATGACGGTCCCGCTAAACAAATGTGGCACCAACATGATCATATTCTCCATGGAAAATTGCAACAATCAACCATGCGAATCAG ATGAAGTAATACCAATGCAACCAGATAAGATCAAAGATCTTACCGAGGAGGATGATGAATGTGAAGTGTATGAGGATGAAGACTTTGTGACTGTCTCATCTAGTCTTGCACTTAGC GATAAATCCAGCAAAATGTCAGACCTTACCGAGGCAACTCCCCTAAGTTCACCAAGCACAGACGATTCTACTGGAAACGACATGGACGATTTAATGCTCAACGATGATGGTGCCACTCGAGGCGACATATCTCCTagagaaatggaaaatggTGAAGGAAGCGGAACAGATTTCACCGATACGTTCTTCTACACTTATACATCGGAATTTGAATCAACATTCGAAGGAAGTGGAACCAGTGAAATCACAGAAGAAAACGAATTGTTTACGACAGAATCTGGAATCACGGAAACTGATGTTACCGAGGAAACTGTCGAGGGATCCACTATGGATTCCACCGATGAATCATCTGTGGAATCAATGACGCAAGAAACTCTGGCATCTGGAG aAACAGATATAACAACCGAATCAGGCGCAACCGAAGCAACGACAGTTTCTTCTGAGAGCGAAGCAACTGAAGCTACATCGATGACAGAATCTATGGAGACTGAAGGTACTGGGTCGTCAGAATCCACTGAATCAGGTCCAACAACCTTTTCATCGGAAACCGAAAGCACAGTTACGGAACAAGAGATGACTGAAGAATCTGTATCAACAGATATAAAACCTGATGACACAGATAAAACTACAGAAACAAGCGTCACCGAGGAAACTACTGAATCAGGATCTACAGAACCAACAATGTCGACAGAATCAGGAATAACAGAAGAAAGTACAGAATCTGGAATTACAACAGAATCTGGAGTCACAACAGAATCTGGAACCACAACAGAATCTGGAGCCACAACAGAATCTGGAGCCACAACAGAATCTGAAGCCACAATAGAATCTGGAGCCACAACAGAATTTGGAGCCACAACAGAATCTGGAGCCACAACAGAATCTATGCCAACTGAAATTACAGAGTCAACAGAATCTGGAGCTACAACAGAATCTGAAGGTACAACGGAATCTGGAGCCACAACAGAATCTGAAGCAACAACTGAATCAGCATCAACGGAAGCTACTGAATCAACGGAATCTGGCCCGACGGAAACTACTGTATCTGGTGAAACTACTGAATCTGGTCAAACTACAGAATCTGGTGCAACAACAACAGAAGGAACGACGATTTCCGGTGAGACTACCGAATCGAGTGAAACTACAGAGTCTGGTACAACTGAGAGCGGTGAAACAACTGTCTCTGGAGTGACAGAGTCAACCGTTTCCGGATTGACACCGGTTACTGATGAAGAAGAGACCGAAGTTACTGAGAAAACACACGTAACTGAATTCTGGACAACACTCGCTCCAGAAGAGGTCACACGCAAACATCGCGTCTGCAAGGTGCCCAAGAAGAAAAAGACCTGCAAAACCATGCCGTTTGGTTGTTGTTATGATGGAATCACTGCAGCGCTAGGACCATTTGGTAAAGGATGTCCCACGGCTCAGACTTGCAATGAGACCAAACACGGTTGCTGTCCTGATGGAGTATCACCAGCTACTGGTCCAGAGAACAAAGGCTGTCCCGAATCTCTCTGCGATGAAACATTATTCGGTTGTTGTCCAGATGGAGTTACCATTGCTGAAGGCAATGATTTCGAAGGATGCAAGAAACCTTGCAACGAGACAGAATTTGGATGTTGTCCGGATAACGAGACACCGGCTAGTGGAGAAAATAACATGGGATGTTGCAATGGCACTAAATTCGGTTGTTGCCCCGATGGAATCAAGCCTGCTTCTGGACCGGAGGGTGAAGGTTGCGAGGAGGAGATCACTTCTATCACTCCACTTACTGAAGAATATGAAACGACCACTGCAGGACCTGTGCAGGAAGATTGTTCGAATTCCACCTATGGATGTTGTCCGGATGGTATTTCCATTGCAACTGGCGCCAATTTTGAGGGATGTGGTATTATCAATGCAGAGAATTGTACTATATCGTACTTTGGATGTTGTCCCGATGGAGTATCACCAG CTCTTGGGCCCAATAATTATGGATGCCATATGCCCTGTGAGAATAGCACTTATGGTTGCTGCGAAGATGGTGTTACTCCTGCACATGGTCCCAACAGAGAGGGTTGTTGTCTATCGACACAATACAAATGTTGTCCGGATAATATACTTCCTGCTCGTGGTCCCGATTTCTACGGCTGTGGATGTCAATACACGAGATTCGGATGTTGTCCCGATAATAGTACCGCTGCTCGTGGACCGAATAACGAGGGTTGCGGATGCAAATACACGCCTCATGGTTGCTGTCCAAATCGTTTTACACCGGCCACAGGACCGAATTACGATGGTTGTCCGTGTTATACGTATCAGTTTGGTTGTTGTTCCGATGGTGTCACCATTGCAAAAGGACCACATGGACaag GCTGCGGTTGCGAGAACACGGAATTCAAATGCTGCTCAGACGGAAGAACACCAGCAAAAGGCCCGAACTTTGCCGGATGCACTTGCGATGCCTCGAAATACGGATGTTGTCCTGATGGTGTGGAAGAAGCTCAAGGAGAGAATTTCGAGGGATGTCTCTCAGTTCCATCCACTCCAGGAGCGGCTTGCGCGTTGGAAAGAGATAGAGGACCATGTCGAGATTTCACTGTTAAATGGTACTTTGACACAGAATATGGTGGATGTTCAAGATTTTGGTATGGAGGCTGCGAAGGTAACGACAATCGATTCAAGACTCAGGAAGAATGTAAGGAAGTGTGCGTGCAACCTAAAGGAAAAG ATGCCTGTTTCTTACCAAAGATCTCTGGACCCTGTGAAGGCTATTTCCCTACATGGTATTACGATTCAGGTAGAAAGCAGTGTGGTCAGTTTGTCTATGGTGGATGTCTTGGTAatgcgaataaatttaaaaccagAGAAGAATGCGAGGAGCTTTGTGTCACTCCTGATGATCTGG atCCTTGCGACCAAACGAAAGAATCAGGTCCCTGTGAGGGCAACTTTACTAGGTGGTACTTCAATGCAGAATCACAAGCTTGCGAGCAATTCCTGTATGGTGGATGCAAAGGAAATGATAATAACTTCCCAACGGAAATCGCTTGTCACCAACAATGCCTGCAACCAGGAAGGAGACGAG TAAAACTGACAGACGTGTGCCGCTTGGAGAAAGATCCCGGCCCTTGTCCGGGCTCTGTGTTACGCTGGTATTATGACGCCGGGCGTCAGACGTGTAGCCAATTTGTTTACGGCGGTTGTAAAGGCAATGCGAATAGATTCCGTACGCGTGCTGCCTGTGAGCAGCGCTGCCCTGTAAAAG ATAGTTGCTTGCTGCCGCGAGCTGAAGGTAACTGTGGTGAGAAGCAATCTCGATGGTACTTTGATCAGTCGGAGAATCGGTGCATGCCATTCTATTATACTGGTTGCGgtgggaataaaaataatttcgaatctaGGGACGCATGCGAATCTGATTGCCCGGCTAAAGTTG aGCAAGATACCTGTCTCTTGCCCGCACTTTTGGGAGAATGCCACAACTATACTCAACGATGGTACTACGATTCATACGAACAGCAATGTAGACAATTCTATTATGGTGGTTGCGGTGGAAACGAAAATAACTTTGTCACCGAACAAGATTGCATTAACAGATGTCAGACTACGATTACTACCCCTGCGCCAGTAAgagaaatcgaatttaaaccag aattctGTTTCCTTCCGGATTCTCATGGTCCATGTTCTGATGAACAAATCAAATGGTTTTATGACAGTAGAGAAGGTATTTGCAAGCAGTTCAGATATGGGGGCTGTCAAAGCAATGGAAATAACTTCAATAGTCGCGAAGAATGTGAATATCGATGTGGAGACGTTCAAG atgcTTGCAGTCTGCCCAAAGTTGTTGGTCCCTGTAGCGGTTTTGTCAAACAATACTATTATGATTATCGAGCAGATTCCTGTTACGAATTCGAATACAGTGGTTGTCAGGGTAACAAGAACCGCTTCCAAGATAAGGAATCCTGCGAAAAAAGATGTCAGAAACAAGTTGTTCAAACAGAAACAACGCCAAACATTACTGTCACATTTGCTCCATTACTTGAAACTGTTTCGAAGAGCCCGATTTGTTATACTCCTGTTGATCCTGGTTCTTGCAATAGTGATATCACAGCTTTTTATTACGATTCACACAATCATATGTGTCAAGCATTTCTCTATGGCGGTTGTGAAGGAAACGCGAATAGGTTCCAAACAGAAGAACAATGTGAACGTCTTTGTGGAAAGTTTCATGGACAAG atacatGTAACTTACCACCGGATTCTGGTGAATGCCGAGGTTACTTCCAAAAATACTACTATGATTCGGTCAATCGCATATGTCGCGAATTTTCATACGGTGGATGTGAAGGTAATGCGAACAGGTTTAGCTCAATGACTGAGTGTGAATCTGTTTGCATTCATCATGAGGAACCCGTGCTTCCTGGAAACGACACCAGCCTTTCAAGCTTGT CAAGTTGTAAAGAACCAGTTGACGTTGGGTCTTGCACTTCTGGTGCTACCAAACGATTCTATTTCGACGTTGAAGAACAAACCTGTCGAGCGTTCATTTACACTGGATGCGGTGGAAATCGTAACAGATTCAAGACCTTCGAGTCTTGTATTAGTACTTGCCTTAGCA ctaCCAACGAGATCGACGTAGATTCTGGAAAGGATACAAAGGATCCTTGCACCGAAGCACGCGAAGAATGTCAGACTATCCGTTGCCCATATGGCAAAGAGGCGTTCGTGGACTCTCAGGATTGCGAACGATGTCGTTGCGTTGATCCTTGTAGAACACAAATTTGTCCCGATAACACAAAATGTGCTATTACCTTAGTTGCTACCAAAGATGGTACAGAATACAAAGGAGTATGTAGATCAG TCATGAAACCAGGCCGTTGTCCAAGTGTATCGAATAGTACTAGATGCGAACAAGAGTGTCTCACAGATGCAGATTGTTCTGGAGATATGAAATGCTGTAATAATGGCTGTGGTGCTTCTTGTCTCGAACCAGCCGCCGAAGAAGTTATATCGACTTCTCCAAGACCGTTCGTTACTCCACCTGTAGTTGGTGCTGAACCAGCTTCCATCAAGCAACCAGAGGAGCCGAAAGTCAGTGCTCAGGAAGGTAGTTACGTAACATTGAAGTGCATTACTTTAGGAAATCCAAAACCAATGATCACATGGAGAAAAAGCACGACGTTG ATTGCACCTTCAGAAGCCAGACGTCGCATATTATCCGATGGCTctcttcaaattattaatttagatcgATACGATGGTGGAACTTATGTCTGCACAGCTGACAATGGTTTAGGCCCACCGGTAAGAGCAGAATACCAATTGACTGTCACAG AACCGAAAGAACTAGCTGCGGCCATCCTAGGAGAGCCTGATGCACGTGTGACAGTTGCCATAAACTCTCCCATATCTCTGCACTGCTACGCATGGGGTTGGCCCAGACCTTTCGTCACTTGGTGGCGAGGCGAACGCATGTTGCCACTCGCTTCGGAGACTTACGAACAGGATTCTGAATACACACTTCTGATTAGAACAGTCACTATACAGACTCTAGGTGTTTATACCTGTCAAGCATTCAACGCAATTGGTAGAGCTGCATCTTGGTCGATCACATTGCAAGCTATCGGTCCCGTATACAATATCAAGCCCGAGTTCGaacaatatatgaaatacCTGATTGATGCTCCTAAAAAAGCTGAGAAACCTAAATATCCTTATAGACCCGATAGAACCCAAACTCCTGACTATCGACAGATTTATGGAGCTAGTAATACGACTAGACAGAGTCAAATTTCTACGGTTAGTCCTATTGGATGGACTACTCCGGAGTATGGTTTGAGGTTTAGAG TGCCTGTCACAGCCAATATAACGATAGGACAAAATCAATTCCCAGAGGGTAGTGATGTTAATATCGCTTGCCATGTCGATGGTTATCCGATTCCTCGAGTATCTTGGTATAaggataatgaaataattcatccGAATAACCGAATTCAAATTACTG aaGTGAACAGACTCGTAATCAGTGATGCGAATCGGGAAGATTCAGGAAGATATCGTTGCGAAGCGAGTAATGATTATTCCTCTGCTTCTGCTATGGTGGATATACAAGTTGctg GAATCTTCATTCACCCGAATTGCCAAGATAATTCGTTCTTCGCTAAATGCGATCTGATCGTTAAAGCAAAGTATTGCACACACAAATATTATGCGAAGTTCTGCTGTCGATCCTGTACCGAGGCTGGTCAACTTCCTTCCAGAGGTCCTCacttaaataattcgaaaagaagGCGAAGATACATTCTGAAGAGCCTCATCTAA